The Arthrobacter burdickii genomic interval GCCGCGGGAGGGGCCTTTGTCATCCACCGGACGATGGTGCGGCCCGCCGGGAGTTGGGTGATGGCGATGTGCGATGTCGGCCAGGGAGACGGCATCGTCGTCAGGACGACGGCCGGCCATGCGCTGGTCGTGGACGCAGGACCGGATCCCGACGCCATGGACAGGTGCCTGGACCACCTGGAGGTCGACGTGATCGACGCGCTCGTCATCACTCATCTGCACGACGATCACTACGGCGGCGTCGTGAGGGCCATTCGGGGAAGGGCCCTCACGGCCCTCTACTACTCGACGAGCGAGGAGAGCCCGCCCCGCGAGGTGACTGAGGCTGCAGCCGCCGCCGGACTGGAGGCCGAGCGCCTGACCAGCTCGACGACTCTCGACCTCCCCCAGATCCAGGTCGACGTCCTCTGGCCGACAGGGGACACCGTTCCGTCGGAGGAGAACAACGCCAGCGCCGTCCTCGACGTCGTCGTGCCGACGCCGGACCGGTCCGTGACGCTGCTGCTCACCGGAGATATCGAGGAGGACGCTGCCGCCGCCCTGCTGGCCGCCGAGCCGGCACTGGCCGAGGGGGGAGTGGACATCCTCAAGATCGCCCATCACGGAGCCAGGAACGGCGGCACGGCGGTGCTGGAAGCGATCGCTCCCAGCCTCGCGCTCATCTCCGTGGGTGAGGACAACGACTACGGGCACCCCCACCCGGTCATCATCGACGCCCTCGCCCGCCTGGGTATTGCCACAGCCAGGACGGACGAGCTCGGGTCGTTCACCGTGGAGGTCGTCGGGGACACGGTCGAAGTCCGCACCCTCCGGTAGGGCCGGCACGCCATCGGGGTCCCCCGCAGCTTTGAGGCATGGCCGCGCCGTGAAACAGTAGACGGAGGTCTGACGGAAGGAACCTCGCCACGTGGCAACAAGATCACCCGCCGGCCGCAGCAGCGGCTCCAACCAGCAGCCGGCATCGTGGCGTGAGGCGCGTCCCGCCGCCGTCATGCTGCTGTCCGGTCCCGAGGACTACCTGGCGTCGAAGGTCTCCGAGTCGATCCGGGCCCAGGTCCGCACCGCTCAGCCCGGGGCGGAGCTCGTCACTTTCGACGCCGGATCCTACGAGGCGGGCACACTGACCATGCACGCGAGCCCGTCACTGTTCGGTGACTGGAAGGTCATCGAGGTCGCAGGGCTGGCCCAGATGAATGATGCATTCCTGGTCGACGCGCTCGCCTACCTCACGGATCCCGCACCGGATGTCGTCCTGGTCATGCGTCACTCGGGCGGCAACCGCGGGAAGAAGCTGCTCGACGCGATCAAGGCCGTGGGTACCGTCATCGATTGCCAGCCCCTCAAGAAGGACGGCGAGAAAGCGGAATTCGTCACGACAGAGTTCCGGCTGGCGCGTCGTCGGATCGACCCGGACGCCGTGAGGGCGCTCGTCGCCGCCGTCGGGTCGCAGCTGCCGGAACTCGCGGCAGCCTGCCAGCAGCTCATGGCCGACTCCGCCGGCGATGTCTCCGCCGAGACGGTGGAGAAGTACTACGGCGGACGCGTGGAGGCTACGGGATTCAAGGTGGCCGACGCGGCGCTGGCGGGACGCACGGCCCAGGCGCTGTCCATGCTGCGGCACGCCCTCGCGACAGGCGCGGACCCGGTCCCGATCGTTGCCGCGCTCGCCATGAAGGTCCGTGCCGTCGCGAAGGTCCACGGCGTCAGGGGGTCCTCGATGCAGCTTGCGAAGGACCTGGGCATGGCCCCGTGGCAGGTCGACCAGGCGCGGAAGGAAGCCCAGCGCTTCAGCTCGGACGCCCTCGCACGTTCCATCCGAGCCCTCGCCGAGGCGGATGCCCAGGTCAAGGGCGAGTCGCGGGACCCGGTCTACGCCGTCGAGCGGGCCGTGACCGTCATCGCACTGGGGGACGGCTGACGGACGGCTGACCGCCGCGGGGCCGTGGCTGTGACCGGGGGATGACGGGGAGTGCGGCCGGCACCAACCGTCAGCTGTCGGTCATGGCCGTGCGCCCTGCGCCCTGCGGCAAGCTGACAGGACCTGCGTTATCGGGTGGTGAGGGCGGCGTGAAGGTCGGTGACCCGTTCGAGGATGTCGTCGCGGATCAGGCGCATCCGGTCGATCCCGTCGATGTCGCGCTCGCTGGGCTCGTCGGTGTCCCATCGCTCATACAGGGTGCCCTCGACCTCGTCGACCTGCGCCTCGGGGCCGAGGATGACGACGAGGTCCGCCCGCTCCTGGTCCTCGACGGTGATCTGCCGGGGGACGTTCCGGCTGATGTCGACCCCTACCTCGCCCAGGACCTGAGCGGAGAGGTCGTTGACCGCGGAACCCGGCTTCGATCCGGCAGAAGCGGTGGTCACGGAGTCACCGGCGACCCTGTCCATGAGGCCTGCGGCCATCTGGGACTTGCCTCCGTTCTTCACGCAGACGAACAGGACGAAGGGCTTGTCGGCCTTGAAGCTCACGGGGTGCTCGATTCTTTGGGGCGGGCAGCTGCCCGGGAAGTCGGAAGGGGATCACTGGGCTTCGGCCGGGATAGGCCCGTTAACGATGTAGGGCCGACTCCGTGAGGAGTCGGCCCTACATCGAAGGGTCCGCAGCCTAGAGCGCGTTGACCTTCTTGGAGATCGCGGACTTGCGGTTCGCTGCGTTGTTCTTGTGCAGCACACCCTTGCTCACAGCCTTGTCGAGCTTGCGGCTGGCTGCCTGCAGAGCCGTAGCGGCAGCGTCCTTGTCAGCGCCCTCGACGGCCGTGTTCACGGCGCGGATGGCGGTCTTGAGCTCGGACTTGACCGAGTTGTTGCGCTGCCTCGCCTTTTCGTTGGTGAGGATGCGCTTCTTCTGGGACTTGATATTTGCCACGTATGAGAACTTTCTTTGTATTGCGGACTGGTCGTGAGGGTATTTCGGCCAACCAAGACTGAGCGGCGTGGGGATACCGTATGGCGATTGGCCAAAGTGCCCGGAGACCTGCGCGGACACACAGCTATAAAGGTTACCAGAAACAGGCGCGGAACCCGACCCGTGGTGGTCCGGGCCCGGTCCGGCAACGGGTGGTCAGGGCGTTCAGGAGGGCGCAGGTGGCTCGCACCAGGGGAGGCGGGGACTTCCCGCGCCGGTGCGCTACGCCAGCAGGTGATCGGGCATCGCTGCGAGCACCTGTTCGAAGCGCCGGCGGGGCAGGACTGCGCCCTCGCGCCTGATGTCCGCCGGCGGGATCCGCAGGAGGCGGTCGACCTTCACCTCGCTCGGCCGTCCCTGCCGGTCCCAGGCTCCCGTGCCGATATCGACGTACCGCTCGTCGTGGTCGCGGGCGTTGTTCCGGTCCCGGCTCGTCAGCATCAGGCCCAGCAGGTCACCGCCGTCGCGCCCGATGAGGAGCACCGGGCGGTCCTTCCCCTGCGCCGGGTCATCCTCGTAGGGCACCCACGTCCAGACGATCTCGCCCGGGTCGGGCTTGCCGTCACTCGAGGGTGAATAGGCGAGCAGCGCTTCCTGCCGGCGACCCGTCGTCCTGCGCGTGGCGGCGGGGGCTGCGGAACCGGGTGCCCGGGTGCGCTTCGCACCGCGGCGGGGTGCCTCCGGGGGCGACGCGCTAGCCGCCCGGACGACGCGAACCGCGAGGGACAGGAGGGAGCGGACCGTGAACGCCATGCTCGAATCCTAGGCGGACAGTGGCCGCCGGCCCAGCTGCCGGGGGCAGCGATTCCCGGAGCCGTCCGGCCACGTGGGACACTAAGGGGAGTTGAAACGGCGCGAACCAGCCCCGGCCGCCGCCGATGACGGCACGGCTGGGAGCCGCGTGCCGCACCATGTCCCGAAAAA includes:
- a CDS encoding ComEC/Rec2 family competence protein, translated to MAMCDVGQGDGIVVRTTAGHALVVDAGPDPDAMDRCLDHLEVDVIDALVITHLHDDHYGGVVRAIRGRALTALYYSTSEESPPREVTEAAAAAGLEAERLTSSTTLDLPQIQVDVLWPTGDTVPSEENNASAVLDVVVPTPDRSVTLLLTGDIEEDAAAALLAAEPALAEGGVDILKIAHHGARNGGTAVLEAIAPSLALISVGEDNDYGHPHPVIIDALARLGIATARTDELGSFTVEVVGDTVEVRTLR
- the holA gene encoding DNA polymerase III subunit delta; its protein translation is MATRSPAGRSSGSNQQPASWREARPAAVMLLSGPEDYLASKVSESIRAQVRTAQPGAELVTFDAGSYEAGTLTMHASPSLFGDWKVIEVAGLAQMNDAFLVDALAYLTDPAPDVVLVMRHSGGNRGKKLLDAIKAVGTVIDCQPLKKDGEKAEFVTTEFRLARRRIDPDAVRALVAAVGSQLPELAAACQQLMADSAGDVSAETVEKYYGGRVEATGFKVADAALAGRTAQALSMLRHALATGADPVPIVAALAMKVRAVAKVHGVRGSSMQLAKDLGMAPWQVDQARKEAQRFSSDALARSIRALAEADAQVKGESRDPVYAVERAVTVIALGDG
- a CDS encoding low molecular weight phosphatase family protein, whose product is MSFKADKPFVLFVCVKNGGKSQMAAGLMDRVAGDSVTTASAGSKPGSAVNDLSAQVLGEVGVDISRNVPRQITVEDQERADLVVILGPEAQVDEVEGTLYERWDTDEPSERDIDGIDRMRLIRDDILERVTDLHAALTTR
- the rpsT gene encoding 30S ribosomal protein S20; this encodes MANIKSQKKRILTNEKARQRNNSVKSELKTAIRAVNTAVEGADKDAAATALQAASRKLDKAVSKGVLHKNNAANRKSAISKKVNAL
- a CDS encoding type II toxin-antitoxin system PemK/MazF family toxin, which encodes MAFTVRSLLSLAVRVVRAASASPPEAPRRGAKRTRAPGSAAPAATRRTTGRRQEALLAYSPSSDGKPDPGEIVWTWVPYEDDPAQGKDRPVLLIGRDGGDLLGLMLTSRDRNNARDHDERYVDIGTGAWDRQGRPSEVKVDRLLRIPPADIRREGAVLPRRRFEQVLAAMPDHLLA